The Steroidobacteraceae bacterium genomic interval GGTGAGGTCGGCCATGAGCGGCCGACGCAGACCGAGGCCCGCGCCGCTAACGGGATATTGAGTTGCGAGGCTCATAAGAACTTGACCCGTGATTTTACCGCTTTATTGCGCGGCTTTGGCCGACTTCATTTCGTACTCGCACCAACGACGGATTACGCAACTCGCGCAGCGCGGATTGCGCGCAAGGCAGGTGTAGCGACCGTGCAGGATCAGCCAATGGTGGGCATTCTTCCGAAATTCCAGTGGTACGGCGGACAACAGCGCTTTTTCGACGGCAAGCGGAGTTTTTCCTGGCGCGAGCCCGGTCCGGTTCGCCACCCGGAAGATATGCGTGTCGACAGCAATCGTAGGTTCACCGAACGCGGTGTTGAGGATCACATTGGCGGTCTTGCGACCGACACCCGGTAGTGCCTGCAGGGCTGCGCGGTCGCGCGGCACGCTGCCGCCGTGATCGCGCAGCAGGATCTCGCAGGTCGCCATGATGTGCCTCGCCTTGGAGTTGTATAGGCCGATACTGCGGATGTATCCGCGAAGTCCGGCGATGCCAAGTGCAAGTATTTTCTCCGGTGTATTGGCGGCTCTGAAGAGCGCGGCCGTAGCGGCGTTGACGCTCCTGTCGGTCGCCTGGGCCGAGAGGATGACTGCGACCAGCAATTCGAAGGGACTTGCATAGTTCAACTCCGTGCGCGGCTCGGGACGTTCCGCCTGCAATGCCAGGAACAGCTTGCGGCGTGCCGCGGGTGTCATGAACCGCTTGGCCCAGGCGCCTGGTGCTTTCTTTGCTCGAGGAGCGCAGCCCGTTCACTCCCGCGCTGCTCCATGCGCCGCGTGCGGGCGCGGTAGCGCTGCCGATTGTCGTCCGGCGAAGGCACGGGTGAGGAGACCGGTCGCGGTTGCATCGAAATACAGTCGACCGGACAAGCCGCTATGCACAATTCGCAGCCCGTGCAGAGTGTCGCCACGACATCATGCATATAGCGAGCGGCGCCGACGATCGCGTCCGTGGGGCAGGGTGGCAGGCAGCGGGCGCAGCCAATGCACCGCTCAGGGTCGATAACGGCGACGATTTCCCGTGGATAGCTCCCGCACGAATCATCGAGCGCAACGAGTTCCCTGCCGAGCAACACAGCCAGGCTCGCAATGGTGCTGGTCCCGCCCGGCGGACAACGATTGATTGGCGCATCGTCGCGGGCGATGGCTTGTGCGTATGCGCGACAGTCCGGGTAGTCGCAGCGTTGGCACTGGGTTTGCGGGAGCAGCGCGTCGATGCGATCGGCGAGTGCCACGGTCGTGTCAGGTGATCAGCATGCCGGGTTTGGCGCCACTGTCGGCACTCAGCAGGAAGATTCCGCTGTCATCATCGCCGGCGCACAGCACCATGCCCTCCGAGACCCCAAAACGCATTTTCCGCGGCGCCAGATTGGCAACGACGACGACCAGTCGATCGACAAGCGTGTCCGGGTCGTAGGCGGCGCGGATACCGGAGAACACCGTGCGTTGCTCGCTACCAAGATCGAGGGTCAGTCGCAGGAGCTTGTCCGAACCTTCCACGAGCGAGGCGGCTGCAACGCGTGCTACCCGCATCTGCACCCGCTGAAAATCCTTGATGGTGATGTGGGCTGCAGTATCAGTCACTTGATTCTCCGTCGGCGCTGCGGGAGCGGCTATGAGACGCGCCACCGCGGTATTGTCGAGGCGTGATGCCAGCGGCTGGTACGCCGCCAGCGGCGTCGCGAGCAGCGGTTCGCGCGGCGCGTCCCAGCGCGCGAGCGACACGCCGAGAAATCGCTCCGCAGCGCTCGCCAATTGCGGCAGGACGGGCGCGAGCCAGGTCATGAGCAGTCGAAAGTAGTTGATGCCCTGGGTGCAAATCCTCTGTACGTCGCCAGAGCGCGCGGGATCCTTCGCGAGCAGCCAGGGCTTGTGCTGGTCGACAAACTGATTGGCGCGATCCGCGACGGCCATGATTTCGCGGATAGCCTGGGAGTATTCGCGTGCCTCGAGGCAGCGGCCGACCTTCTCGCCCATGGCGGCAAGCTCGGTGTATCCGGCATCGTCGAACAGGTGATCCGAGAGCTTTCCGCCGCTACGGGCGATGAATGGCGCACAGCGGCTCGCAATATTGACCAGCTTGCCGACAA includes:
- the nth gene encoding endonuclease III, which translates into the protein MTPAARRKLFLALQAERPEPRTELNYASPFELLVAVILSAQATDRSVNAATAALFRAANTPEKILALGIAGLRGYIRSIGLYNSKARHIMATCEILLRDHGGSVPRDRAALQALPGVGRKTANVILNTAFGEPTIAVDTHIFRVANRTGLAPGKTPLAVEKALLSAVPLEFRKNAHHWLILHGRYTCLARNPRCASCVIRRWCEYEMKSAKAAQ